The sequence below is a genomic window from Paenibacillus urinalis.
ATTGAGTTCAGGTTACATACAACAAAGTCACCTGGAATTTTAGTAATGATGATCCGTGTTTCTCCATCCTTAGTTACAAGCTCTTCGGACTCAACTACTGTTGGAGATTGGTTTTGCATGATCTCTGTACAGAGGTTTGAAGAATATATCATGCCGTGAGCTTTATTCGGATTCGTCCGGTTTACTGTATCACGGTAGAACATGAACGGCGTGCCTGTCTCAAGCTGGGACTTCATAATGCGCTTCATAACATCAATAGCTTGAACAGTAATACGTGGCAGCAGTGGGTTTGCTACAGCTTCAGCATATTTCTCACGGAACGCTCCGCTTCCAAGCTTCTCATCATAGAAGTCTTCTAAGCCCAATTTGCGCCCCTTCTCATCTGTCCAACCCATAATACTCTTCACTTCGTGAGGGCAGAACAGGTGCCATTCTTCGCGCTCACGAACAGCTTCCATGAATAGATCCGGCAGACATACGGCGTGGAAGATGTCATGCGCTCTCATACGCTCGTCACCGTTGTTCAATTTAAGATCCAAGAAGGACAGAATATCTTTATGGAAAACATCCAGATAGACAGCTACAGCGCCTTTACGAGTGCCAAGCTGGTCAACGCTGACTGCCGTATTGTTCAGCTGGCGGATCCAAGGGATAACGCCGGAACTTGTATTCTTGTGCCCGCGGATATCGGAGCCTCTGGAACGTACTTTTCCAAGGTATACACCGATACCGCCACCCATTTTGCTGAGACGTGCTACATCGGTATTGGAATCAAAGATACCTTCAAGAGAGTCGTCAACCGTATCAATGAAGCAGCTGGACAGCTGTCCGCCAGAAGCTTTACCTGCATTAGATAAAGTCGGTGTAGCCACTGTCATGTATAGGTTGCTCATAGCCCAGTAAGATTCTTTAACTAGCTCGATTCGCTTCTCTGCAGGCTCCTGGTGCATCAAGAACATAGAAATAATCATATAGCGCTCTTGCGGCAGCTCCATTACCTTACCGTCATAATCGCTAGTCAAGTAGCGTTCATTGAGTGTCATGAGGCCAATGTAGTCGAACAGCAGATCTCTTTCTGGAGCGATAGTAGCTTCAAGCTCTTCGATTTCTTCTTTGGTGTAAGCTTCTAATAGTTCTTTTCTGAATAGCTTCTTCTCGACCAATGTCGTGATCAAGCTGTAGAAGGATCCATAAGGCTTATCTGTATATGATTTATAATTACGATTGAAAGCTGCCTTTTTATATAAGGATGTTAAAAAGGAACGAGCAGCCGCAAACTTCCAATTCGGTTCTTCTTTCGAAATCAATTCCAATGCAGACATAGTAAATGCATTTGTAATCTCATCGGCGGTTACTTCTTTGTATCTAAGCTTAGATAATACGCCACGAATTAAGCGTTGAATATTCAGGGGTTCTCCCTGCGAATCTTTTAAGTCTGCCATGATGCGTTCTGCGAATGCTTGGATTCGGTTAACGTCAAATGCCAGTTCTCTATTATTGGGCTTTGTAACCTTTAGCGGTGTTGCGCTCAATTTCATTCACCTCTTTTATAAATTTCTCAACAGAATCTGATGAGATATATGGAACAGCCTGGCTCAATTCATGAAGTTCTTCCCTGCTGTATCGGCCGATAATGCTGCACCCAACCATAAGATTATGGTTATGTATAAGAAAGTCAGATACTTCTTCGGGCATTTTACCTGTTTCTTCGGTGCTTGTAATCAGCACATAGGGCTGCTGCATTCGAAGCGCAGGGCCGATCCTTACGGCATGCATTCCCGTTTTCTTAACGAAACTCTCTGCTTTGCCAGATAAAGAATAATAACTCAATAACATGTGAAACCTTCCTTTTTGTAACGCATTACATTTATCGTGCAATAGTTATTGTATTCTATATTTCTCTTCATTTAAAGTCTTGACATTCGAAAAACCCCAACATGTAGTGCTGAGGTCTTCCGAAATATACAAGGTTTCTACTTTTTCACAAGCTGTTCAAGGTATTCTCCTTCAGCATCACAAACTTCTCTGATTTGTTCCATTGCTACGGTTGATCCAATCGACCGCAGCTTCTTAAACACAAATAGATCACGTTCCTCTTCATTATAGACAGGATCGCCTTCTCCATCCTCGGGAGCATTTCTGACAAGTCCTTCAGTCAACTGAATCATTTCAATCTTAAGTACTTTTCCATCCACGGAATGGTTGAATACCTCCAAGGCGCGAGTCAGGTACCCACCATAAAAATGATTGCTGAAAGTTTCTTCAGTAAGGGCGCCGATCTCATCGTACATTTCATCCATGTTCTTGATTTTCTTTAGATTACCCAAGTATTCTTCTAACACTGATTTCATCTAAACAACCTCGCTCTCTACTTATTGGTATAGGTTTGCTACAAAGATTCCGTCTTCATCAGTCGGACGAATGACATATCGCTTTGCTTCTGCCCCTTTTTCATTTATCCATTTCACAAGTCCAGCACTGAAGCATTTAAAACCGCTACCTTTGTTGTTACCTTTTATAGCTCTAAGACGCATGCCGTCTTCTGATTTTCTTAGTACGATTTGACGAGGGCTGCCTCTGAATCCAATCTGAACCTTGTCACCTTCTTTAATCCCTAGAAGTGCGCCAGCCTCTTTATTAATATGGATTCCTCCAGATTTTTGAAAACCAATGCTTGGATCTTTGACATTGATACTATTGGAATACCACTCAACTTCTTTGCTCGGAATATCGCTCATCTTGATACCATACCTTTCCGCTTCTTCGGGCGTCACTTGCCTAGTCTGCAATCCTTGCTGAAAAGGGAGTTTACCTGGATCGCTCGGATTTTTCCGCGGCCTGCCTCTTGTCATAGTGATTATTCCTCCTCTTCTTCCTCTTCAATATCCTCTTCACGCTTCTGACAGTCTGGACAGAAGCTCTCATTGCAGCAGGGACAGCTAACAAAAAAAGACATGCAATCTTTGCAATACATATTCATTCACCTTTCTTAAAATGTAATACATTTCATTTAGGTAATATTATGAAGGAAGGTGGTCTTCCAGTATGTTGAGTATTTGTTCGGCGTACTTACTACTCCATCTTTTTGGATAAAAATAGTCATACATCTCTTTAATTTCTCTATTGGAAAGAGTTAGCTGATAAAAGGGTTTATCAAGCCCTTCTTTCTGAACGATTTTTACGTCCAACTGCCCGCCTCCTCAGAAAAAAATCGCTTAAAACTAAAACTGCGTAAAATCTTAATTATACGCAGTTTTTATAGTTCGCTAAACGGCGTGACGTTCGTTATATGAATTTTTCCATCTGAATCTATACGCTGTTCCAATGATATGTTTTCCAATCGACTACCTGGATAGACTATTGGAAACCTCTCATCTTTGGTCTTCACAGCGAACCCGATGCAATCTGCATAGTATAAGCTTTCTGCGTGGCTTACTTGGACCTGCACACCCAACTTCTCACTTAAGATGTGAGATAGCAATTCGCGAGAGATGGGGATTACCCCGCCTCGTGTTATCGGCAGGCTCTCTTTTCTCTTCTTTTCTCCCATATATACCTCTTCCTTTACCCCCAGATTTCTTTGAGACGAGCCGCAACTAATAGCAAATAAACAATCGTGAAAGCTAAAAAGACCCATTGAATTTTTAAATTGCGCTTACGGCTATCCCCATAAAAATGTGCACTAAGACTTAAAATTAAAATATTGACTGCAAGCATAATGTGATCCATTTAATTAATTGCTCCTTAATATGGCGTTTGCTTGGTTGCATACCAGTCTGAGGCAAACAAATCCGCCTGAGCAGGAAGCCAGCCTGGCTGCCATTCATCCGTTTCGCCATTAAAAAATGCGATATACGGCTGCGAATTAAGAGGCGTATTTACACCAATATGTTTTGCTGTGCGATCGTTAACCTTCAAAAATGTACTAGCTGTACTAAAAGGCGGCAGATAAAGAGAAGGCATCATTACAATGAAGCTGCCAGGTGCCCAAGAATCGCGTCTTAACTTTTCTTCTTTCTCTAAGAGCTCAAGTGCATGTCCGAATTTCATTTCTTCCCCTGCTTTCATTTAAACTTTACTTGATTTCTTTTTCGTATTGCGGATGACTGCTTCTGTAATGATCTATGAAGATGCTATCTGCAATTTGTATTGCATCCTTGACTGAATCCATCATTCGTCTCGTATCATGATCCTGCGGCATCTTTTTTAAGATGATTAAAGCATTCGCTAATTGATCAACCACGTTTTTATGAGCAATCGTAAAGTCAAAAGTATATTTTTCTATCAGCCCTTTTATTTCTTCGCTATTGTC
It includes:
- a CDS encoding ribonucleoside-diphosphate reductase subunit alpha; protein product: MSATPLKVTKPNNRELAFDVNRIQAFAERIMADLKDSQGEPLNIQRLIRGVLSKLRYKEVTADEITNAFTMSALELISKEEPNWKFAAARSFLTSLYKKAAFNRNYKSYTDKPYGSFYSLITTLVEKKLFRKELLEAYTKEEIEELEATIAPERDLLFDYIGLMTLNERYLTSDYDGKVMELPQERYMIISMFLMHQEPAEKRIELVKESYWAMSNLYMTVATPTLSNAGKASGGQLSSCFIDTVDDSLEGIFDSNTDVARLSKMGGGIGVYLGKVRSRGSDIRGHKNTSSGVIPWIRQLNNTAVSVDQLGTRKGAVAVYLDVFHKDILSFLDLKLNNGDERMRAHDIFHAVCLPDLFMEAVREREEWHLFCPHEVKSIMGWTDEKGRKLGLEDFYDEKLGSGAFREKYAEAVANPLLPRITVQAIDVMKRIMKSQLETGTPFMFYRDTVNRTNPNKAHGMIYSSNLCTEIMQNQSPTVVESEELVTKDGETRIIITKIPGDFVVCNLNSINLSRAVPDNVLERLVPIQIRMLDNVIDINNIEVLQAQHTNNQYRAVGLGTFGLHHLLALLKIRWESDAAVDYNDKLYEKINFLAIKTSMDLAKEKGAYPKFEGSEWQNGNYFTDRGYNSTEWAELAGEIRKYGIRNANLIAIAPNGTTSIIAGSTATIDPIYELVSYEEKTTYKVANPAPDLNNDTLWYYKTAFLIDQHASIKMAGARSRHIDQAQSFNLYVTPDIKASDLLDLHMAVWENGIKTSYYLRSRALTIEECENCAS
- a CDS encoding class Ib ribonucleoside-diphosphate reductase assembly flavoprotein NrdI; translated protein: MLLSYYSLSGKAESFVKKTGMHAVRIGPALRMQQPYVLITSTEETGKMPEEVSDFLIHNHNLMVGCSIIGRYSREELHELSQAVPYISSDSVEKFIKEVNEIERNTAKGYKAQ
- a CDS encoding Thoeris anti-defense Tad2 family protein → MKFGHALELLEKEEKLRRDSWAPGSFIVMMPSLYLPPFSTASTFLKVNDRTAKHIGVNTPLNSQPYIAFFNGETDEWQPGWLPAQADLFASDWYATKQTPY